The Aminithiophilus ramosus genome contains a region encoding:
- a CDS encoding 4Fe-4S binding protein, translating to MKWLKVDPDKCVGCGTCMETCSTTWFKENNPALSRIQVTKKDEDHYDLNACNQCGTCIDMCPVGALARDGNGIIRMDEKKCVGCLMCVGFCPTKSFFYHAARRPEPFKCIACGLCVKKCPVEALEIVTE from the coding sequence TTGAAGTGGTTGAAGGTGGATCCGGATAAGTGTGTCGGCTGCGGGACCTGCATGGAGACCTGCTCGACGACGTGGTTCAAGGAGAACAATCCCGCGCTCTCCCGAATCCAGGTCACGAAGAAGGACGAGGACCATTACGATCTGAACGCCTGCAACCAGTGCGGCACCTGCATCGACATGTGCCCTGTCGGGGCTCTGGCCCGCGACGGCAACGGCATCATCCGCATGGACGAGAAGAAGTGCGTCGGCTGCCTCATGTGCGTCGGCTTCTGCCCGACGAAGAGCTTCTTCTACCATGCCGCCAGGCGTCCCGAGCCTTTCAAGTGCATCGCCTGCGGGCTCTGCGTCAAGAAGTGCCCCGTCGAAGCCCTCGAAATCGTGACGGAATAA
- the smpB gene encoding SsrA-binding protein SmpB, which translates to MVNVPVATNRKARFEFFILETFEAGIVLTGTEIKSVRERRVNLKDSFARFEGAELWLQNLHISPYDKGSYYNHDEKRPRKLLMHRGEIVRLIGKIKEKGLTLIPLSMYLKEGRWAKVEMALAKGKQQHDKRDAIADRDAKREIERAARRRDRD; encoded by the coding sequence ATGGTCAACGTGCCCGTCGCCACCAATCGCAAGGCCCGATTCGAATTCTTCATCCTCGAGACCTTCGAGGCGGGCATCGTCCTCACCGGAACGGAGATCAAGTCGGTGCGGGAACGTCGCGTCAACCTGAAGGACAGCTTCGCCCGTTTCGAGGGGGCCGAGCTCTGGCTTCAGAACCTCCACATCTCCCCCTACGACAAGGGCAGCTACTACAACCACGACGAGAAGCGCCCCCGCAAGCTCCTGATGCACCGGGGCGAGATCGTCCGCCTCATCGGCAAGATCAAGGAGAAAGGACTGACCCTCATCCCCCTTTCCATGTACCTCAAGGAGGGGCGGTGGGCCAAGGTGGAAATGGCCCTGGCCAAGGGAAAGCAGCAGCACGACAAGCGCGACGCCATCGCCGACCGCGATGCCAAGCGCGAGATCGAGCGGGCCGCGAGGCGCCGCGACCGCGACTGA